The following are encoded together in the Adhaeribacter arboris genome:
- a CDS encoding UDP-2,3-diacylglucosamine diphosphatase: protein MRVKKRPVEVVVISDVHLGTYGCHAKELLRYLKSIKPKKIILNGDIIDIWQFSKSYWPKAHMQVVKYLSGLIAKGVKVQYITGNHDEMLRKFVGFKLSSFSIQNKLLLELDGRRAWIFHGDVFDVTMQHSKWLAKLGAVGYDLLILINRFVNFFSVKFNGNKISFSKSVKNRVKSAVAFINNFEQTCADIAIDNGYDYVICGHIHQPEIKNITTQHGSVTYLNSGDWIENLTALEYYQGEWHLYRYHEDLTITHQEELPDTTSEILNDQELMQNLMQEFKLRST from the coding sequence ATGAGAGTTAAAAAACGTCCCGTAGAGGTAGTGGTTATCTCAGATGTGCATTTAGGTACATACGGTTGCCACGCCAAAGAACTGCTCCGCTATTTAAAAAGCATTAAGCCCAAAAAGATTATTCTTAACGGCGACATAATTGATATCTGGCAGTTCAGTAAAAGTTATTGGCCCAAGGCCCACATGCAGGTAGTAAAGTACCTTTCGGGCTTAATTGCCAAAGGCGTAAAGGTACAATACATAACCGGCAACCACGACGAAATGCTGCGCAAGTTTGTGGGTTTTAAGCTGAGCTCGTTTAGTATTCAGAATAAACTCTTGCTGGAACTGGATGGCCGCCGGGCCTGGATTTTCCACGGCGATGTGTTTGATGTTACCATGCAGCATTCTAAATGGCTGGCCAAGCTGGGAGCTGTAGGTTACGACTTACTTATCTTAATTAATCGTTTCGTTAACTTCTTTTCGGTAAAATTTAACGGTAATAAAATATCGTTTTCAAAAAGTGTAAAAAACCGGGTAAAAAGTGCGGTGGCCTTTATTAATAATTTTGAACAGACCTGTGCCGATATTGCCATTGATAACGGCTACGACTACGTGATTTGCGGGCACATTCACCAACCGGAAATAAAAAACATTACTACCCAGCACGGCTCCGTTACTTACCTGAATTCTGGCGACTGGATCGAAAATTTAACGGCGCTGGAATATTACCAGGGTGAGTGGCATCTGTACCGTTACCACGAGGATCTTACCATTACCCACCAGGAAGAGTTGCCGGATACAACCTCAGAAATTTTAAACGATCAGGAACTGATGCAAAATCTAATGCAGGAATTTAAATTGCGGAGCACTTGA
- a CDS encoding tyrosine-type recombinase/integrase translates to MELFFKYLQYEKRYSPHTLLSYKTDLGQFTDYLQTTYQITDAAEADFHIIRSWLVSLVQRDLDSRTINRKIACLRSYYKFLLREERIDKNPTLRIKPPKTAKKLPAFVPEEALNTLLDSFSFEDSFAGFRDKLILEFLYGTGMRLAELIGISHSDINLPGRTVKVLGKGNKERLIPLNDSLLTCLNAYLEKKKIEFPDNPTNRLLVTNKLLPLYPKFVYRTVKKYIGMITTSRHTHPHVLRHSFATHLLNKGADLNAIKDLLGHASLAATQVYTHTSIEKLKSIFDKAHPKA, encoded by the coding sequence ATGGAATTATTTTTTAAATACCTGCAGTACGAGAAGCGGTACAGTCCGCATACGTTGCTTTCTTATAAAACAGATTTAGGTCAGTTTACGGATTATCTGCAAACTACTTACCAGATTACGGATGCGGCTGAGGCAGACTTTCATATTATCCGTTCCTGGCTAGTAAGCTTAGTTCAGAGAGATTTGGACTCCCGGACTATAAACCGTAAAATTGCTTGCCTGCGTTCTTATTACAAATTCTTACTCCGTGAAGAGCGCATCGATAAAAATCCTACATTACGCATTAAACCTCCTAAAACGGCAAAGAAGCTACCAGCCTTTGTTCCGGAAGAAGCTCTTAACACCTTATTAGATTCTTTTTCTTTTGAAGATTCTTTTGCGGGCTTTCGCGATAAATTAATTCTGGAATTTCTGTACGGCACGGGTATGCGTTTAGCCGAATTAATTGGCATTTCTCATTCCGATATAAACTTGCCCGGTCGTACCGTAAAAGTGCTGGGAAAAGGCAACAAAGAACGGTTAATACCGCTGAACGACTCCTTACTCACCTGCCTGAATGCCTACCTGGAAAAGAAAAAAATTGAGTTCCCGGATAACCCTACCAACAGGCTGCTCGTTACAAATAAACTATTGCCGCTTTATCCGAAATTTGTGTACAGAACCGTAAAAAAGTATATTGGCATGATTACTACCTCCCGCCATACTCATCCACATGTGTTGCGTCATTCGTTTGCAACGCATTTGTTAAATAAAGGAGCTGATTTAAATGCCATTAAAGATTTATTAGGTCATGCCAGTTTAGCTGCTACGCAGGTGTACACCCATACTAGCATCGAAAAACTGAAATCAATTTTCGACAAAGCTCATCCTAAAGCTTAA
- a CDS encoding SusC/RagA family TonB-linked outer membrane protein yields MKRLLLLYALVLLAISPTLAQQIKVSGKVSEADIPLPGVTVLVKGTSQGTVTNADGVYTLECPPTSTLVFSFIGYATQELAVAGKTSLNVSMTTDAKQLGEVVVTAFGIEREKKALGYTIQEVSGSKLAEVKTSNVVNNLSGRVAGVQVNSNGGPGSSSNIVIRGMGSVSRNNQPLIVVDGVPIQQANTLGVDPVTGLRTKNESRYGGGISEVNPDNIASISVLKGPNAAALYGSRAANGVILITTKNGSGTKGIGVEISSSATFERPLVKPNFQNTYGGGNGYRTWYNNGRSGAITDPLEIEQYRAAYGPNAPLNGTEGTDESWGAPMDGRLVRQWWTGTGVAPLTPQPNNWDEYWETGHTFFNSIALVGGNDKGSFRLSVGRMDQTGIMFNNDFKRNNVNLSSSYNLTPKLKANVSAEYIKSGSDNRSYQSGQEFIWSHRSVSWDQLKNWRDYVGVSIQKPGDNLPPNWQHTFFTNPFYEQEFLTNANDKDRLRGNMSLSYDFNDKLSLMVRSGTDFWSDTRINVTRFERISNGNFRAGQYNEEILRSQETNHDIMLTYKQDFGPDFSFSGQAGGIYRNNYYKRNFAQVEQLVIDRLYTLNNNASPNTNQSEIQEFNVQSLFAAAQFGFRNSLFLDVTGRNDWSSTLPINQNSFFYPSVSLSAVVTDLLGISNKVLSFAKVRASWAQVGNDADPYQLYQVYDAKSPWNGAIPSFGESTDINNAALKPEITTGQEVGADIRFLAGRIGLDATYYTKSTKDQILGVEISKATGYNRRFLNAGEVTNKGVEIMLTGTPVQLANGFQWEIALNYARNRSQVVELAEGLTTYTLYTTRGLSSEARVGQPYGTFYGTAFLRSPDGQIVYDKVLGTPLVAPGQKVLGNIQPDWIGGISNTFTYKGLSLSALIDIRKGGDIFDEGTGTARWTGQYAETAVGREEGVIGKGVKNIGTADAPVYVPNDVIADAKLFYSYNNPRTYHESAIFDASYVKLREVSLGYQLPAFLTGKIKAQSVRISLVGRNMAILFKNTPHIDPEIDSQGGNAQGFTYGQLPNSRSFGVNLDLKF; encoded by the coding sequence ATGAAACGATTATTACTCTTATACGCTCTTGTGCTGCTGGCCATTTCGCCCACCCTGGCGCAACAGATAAAAGTTTCGGGCAAGGTTTCCGAAGCAGACATTCCATTGCCAGGAGTAACCGTACTCGTAAAAGGCACTTCGCAAGGTACCGTTACCAATGCCGACGGGGTTTATACGTTAGAATGCCCTCCGACCAGTACTTTGGTTTTTTCTTTTATCGGTTATGCCACGCAGGAATTAGCGGTAGCCGGAAAAACCAGTCTGAACGTGAGCATGACCACCGACGCGAAACAACTAGGCGAGGTAGTAGTTACCGCTTTTGGTATTGAAAGAGAGAAAAAAGCTTTAGGTTATACCATACAAGAAGTAAGCGGCAGTAAACTGGCTGAAGTTAAAACTTCTAACGTGGTAAACAATTTATCAGGCCGGGTAGCCGGGGTACAAGTAAATAGCAACGGTGGTCCGGGCAGTAGTTCTAATATTGTTATCCGAGGAATGGGTTCGGTGAGCCGGAATAATCAGCCGTTGATAGTCGTAGATGGAGTACCTATTCAACAGGCTAATACCTTGGGAGTAGACCCGGTTACTGGATTGCGGACGAAAAACGAAAGCCGTTATGGCGGAGGTATTTCTGAAGTAAACCCGGATAACATTGCGTCTATTTCGGTTTTGAAAGGACCGAATGCAGCGGCTCTTTACGGCTCCCGCGCCGCCAACGGCGTTATATTAATCACCACTAAAAATGGCTCTGGTACCAAAGGTATTGGGGTAGAGATTAGTTCCAGTGCTACTTTTGAAAGACCATTGGTAAAGCCAAATTTCCAAAACACCTACGGGGGCGGTAACGGTTACCGTACCTGGTATAATAATGGCCGCAGCGGAGCAATAACGGACCCTCTGGAAATAGAGCAATACCGGGCAGCTTACGGGCCTAACGCTCCCCTTAATGGTACCGAAGGAACCGACGAAAGCTGGGGCGCCCCCATGGATGGCCGTTTGGTACGGCAATGGTGGACAGGTACCGGTGTAGCACCTTTAACCCCTCAGCCAAACAATTGGGATGAATACTGGGAAACTGGTCATACTTTCTTTAACTCCATTGCTCTGGTCGGGGGCAACGATAAAGGTAGCTTCCGGCTGTCAGTGGGGCGTATGGACCAAACGGGTATTATGTTTAATAACGATTTTAAACGTAACAACGTTAACTTAAGCTCTTCTTATAATCTTACTCCCAAATTAAAAGCGAACGTAAGTGCCGAATACATTAAATCTGGTTCTGATAACCGCTCGTACCAATCGGGTCAGGAATTTATCTGGTCGCACCGTTCGGTATCCTGGGATCAGCTAAAAAACTGGCGCGATTACGTGGGAGTAAGCATTCAGAAACCGGGGGATAATTTACCGCCCAACTGGCAACATACTTTTTTTACCAATCCTTTTTACGAACAGGAATTTTTAACCAACGCCAACGACAAAGACCGCTTACGGGGCAATATGTCGCTATCCTATGATTTTAATGATAAATTAAGCTTAATGGTACGAAGCGGTACCGATTTCTGGAGTGATACCCGGATAAATGTAACCCGCTTCGAACGGATTTCGAATGGTAACTTCCGGGCCGGCCAATATAACGAAGAAATACTGCGCAGCCAGGAAACGAACCACGATATAATGCTGACCTACAAGCAGGATTTTGGACCGGACTTTTCTTTTAGCGGCCAAGCCGGTGGTATTTACCGCAACAATTATTACAAGCGCAACTTTGCTCAAGTAGAGCAATTAGTAATCGATAGGTTATACACCTTAAACAATAATGCCAGTCCTAATACCAACCAAAGCGAAATTCAGGAATTTAACGTGCAAAGCCTTTTTGCGGCGGCTCAGTTTGGTTTCCGGAACTCCTTGTTTTTGGATGTTACCGGCCGGAATGACTGGTCCAGCACCTTGCCGATAAATCAGAATTCTTTCTTCTATCCATCGGTTTCCTTGAGTGCGGTAGTTACCGATTTATTAGGCATCAGCAACAAGGTCTTATCTTTTGCCAAAGTAAGAGCCAGTTGGGCCCAGGTTGGTAACGATGCGGACCCGTATCAACTTTATCAAGTTTACGATGCTAAATCGCCCTGGAACGGAGCTATTCCTAGCTTCGGCGAAAGTACCGATATTAATAATGCCGCGCTAAAACCCGAAATTACCACGGGTCAGGAAGTGGGCGCTGATATTCGATTTCTGGCCGGAAGAATTGGTTTAGATGCCACTTATTACACCAAAAGCACCAAAGATCAGATTCTGGGGGTAGAAATCTCGAAAGCTACGGGCTACAACCGCCGCTTTTTAAATGCCGGGGAAGTTACGAATAAAGGCGTAGAAATAATGCTGACCGGTACGCCGGTGCAATTAGCCAATGGCTTCCAGTGGGAAATAGCGCTTAACTATGCGCGCAACCGCAGCCAAGTAGTAGAATTAGCCGAAGGCTTAACCACGTATACCTTGTACACCACCCGGGGGCTTTCCTCCGAAGCGCGGGTAGGTCAGCCTTACGGCACTTTCTACGGCACGGCGTTTTTACGCTCGCCCGATGGCCAGATTGTGTACGATAAAGTACTGGGAACTCCTTTGGTAGCACCCGGTCAGAAAGTATTAGGCAATATTCAACCCGACTGGATTGGCGGTATCTCGAACACCTTTACTTACAAAGGATTATCGCTAAGCGCTTTAATTGACATCAGAAAGGGAGGTGATATTTTTGACGAAGGAACCGGAACAGCCCGCTGGACCGGACAATATGCGGAAACTGCCGTTGGTCGGGAAGAAGGGGTAATTGGTAAAGGGGTAAAAAACATAGGCACCGCCGATGCGCCGGTTTACGTTCCTAACGATGTAATTGCCGATGCCAAGCTTTTCTATAGCTATAACAACCCGCGTACCTACCATGAATCGGCAATCTTCGATGCCAGTTACGTGAAATTACGGGAAGTAAGCTTAGGTTATCAGTTACCAGCCTTCTTAACCGGTAAAATCAAAGCGCAATCTGTCCGGATATCGCTGGTAGGCCGCAACATGGCTATCCTGTTCAAAAATACGCCGCACATCGACCCGGAAATAGACTCGCAGGGTGGTAATGCCCAAGGTTTCACTTACGGTCAGTTACCTAACAGCCGGAGCTTTGGAGTTAACCTGGACCTTAAATTTTAA
- the hpf gene encoding ribosome hibernation-promoting factor, HPF/YfiA family, whose translation MKLQINAVNFDARTQLQDFIQQKVNKLETFYDRIIEGEVFLKLGNNNQIANKIVEIKLFVPGSTLFTKEEADSFETATDKALDSMTRQLKKYKDKITTH comes from the coding sequence ATGAAATTACAAATCAATGCTGTCAATTTTGATGCGCGCACGCAACTGCAAGACTTTATTCAGCAGAAAGTTAATAAATTAGAAACATTCTATGACCGCATCATTGAAGGCGAAGTTTTTCTGAAGTTAGGTAATAACAACCAGATAGCGAATAAGATTGTAGAGATAAAATTATTTGTACCGGGCAGCACCTTGTTTACCAAAGAAGAAGCCGATTCTTTTGAAACGGCTACCGATAAAGCGCTGGACTCGATGACCCGGCAGTTAAAAAAGTATAAAGATAAAATAACAACTCATTAA
- the metK gene encoding methionine adenosyltransferase, translated as MAYLFTSESVSEGHPDKVADQISDALLDEFLKQDPQSKVACETLVTTGLVVLSGEVKTRAYVDVQKVARDVIKSIGYTKSEYKFDSEACGVISAIHEQSGDINQGVERANPEDQGAGDQGMMFGYATNETDTYMPLALELSHLLLKELSAIRKEGKQMTYLRPDAKSQVTIKYSDNHTPEKIDTIVISTQHDDFADEAEMLKTIKKDVLTILIPRVKSVLPSRTANLFVEDITYHINPTGKFVIGGPHGDTGLTGRKIIVDTYGGKGAHGGGAFSGKDSSKVDRSAAYATRHIAKNLVAAGVADQVLVQVAYAIGVAEPVGVYVTTYGTTKVKDAQSNVMSDGEISEKVSQIFDMRPYGIVKRFGLQNPIFSETAAYGHMGRPAGTKRVEVQVEGKTEVREYETFTWEKLDHVDQIKAAFGL; from the coding sequence ATGGCTTATTTATTTACTTCGGAATCTGTTTCGGAAGGACATCCTGATAAAGTTGCCGATCAAATTTCCGATGCGTTGCTCGACGAATTCTTAAAACAAGACCCGCAGTCGAAAGTAGCCTGTGAAACTTTGGTAACTACTGGTTTAGTGGTGCTAAGCGGCGAGGTGAAAACCCGGGCGTACGTAGATGTGCAAAAAGTAGCCCGCGATGTTATTAAAAGTATAGGTTACACTAAATCTGAATATAAGTTTGATTCCGAAGCTTGTGGCGTTATTTCGGCGATTCACGAACAATCCGGCGATATAAACCAAGGCGTAGAACGGGCCAACCCGGAAGACCAGGGAGCCGGTGACCAAGGAATGATGTTTGGGTATGCTACCAACGAAACCGATACCTATATGCCATTGGCGTTGGAGCTATCGCATTTACTGCTGAAAGAGTTGTCGGCCATCCGGAAAGAAGGTAAACAAATGACGTACTTGCGGCCGGATGCGAAATCGCAGGTAACCATTAAATACAGCGATAACCACACGCCGGAAAAAATTGACACTATTGTTATTTCTACGCAGCACGACGATTTTGCCGATGAAGCTGAAATGCTGAAAACTATTAAAAAGGATGTGCTGACTATTTTGATTCCCCGGGTGAAATCTGTTTTACCTTCCCGTACCGCCAATTTGTTCGTGGAAGATATAACGTACCATATTAATCCTACGGGCAAATTTGTAATTGGTGGGCCACACGGCGATACCGGCTTAACTGGTCGCAAAATTATAGTGGATACCTACGGGGGCAAAGGAGCTCATGGGGGCGGCGCTTTCTCCGGTAAAGATTCGTCCAAAGTAGACCGCTCGGCAGCTTATGCTACCCGGCATATTGCGAAAAATTTAGTGGCAGCAGGCGTAGCCGATCAGGTATTGGTGCAGGTAGCGTATGCTATTGGCGTTGCCGAGCCGGTTGGCGTATACGTAACTACTTACGGCACTACTAAAGTAAAAGACGCACAGAGTAATGTTATGAGCGACGGCGAAATATCTGAAAAAGTGAGTCAGATATTTGATATGCGGCCTTATGGGATTGTAAAACGCTTTGGCTTGCAGAACCCTATTTTCTCCGAAACCGCCGCTTACGGCCACATGGGCCGGCCGGCGGGTACGAAGAGAGTAGAAGTGCAAGTAGAGGGTAAAACCGAAGTACGCGAGTACGAAACATTTACCTGGGAAAAACTAGATCACGTGGATCAAATAAAAGCGGCTTTTGGCTTATAA
- a CDS encoding acyl-CoA dehydrogenase family protein: MQVTLTENQQFIAQMIQEFGAKNIKPFLMNWDESQEFPVEVFKKLGELGLMGVLVPEAYGGSGFGYKEYVTAISEISKIDGSIGLSVAAHNSLCTGHILQFGNEEQKQKWLPKLASGEWIGAWGLTEPNTGSDAGNMRTVAVQDGDYYILNGTKNFITHGKSSNIAVVIARTGAAGDSHGMTAFVIPKPHEGFTHGRKENKLGMRASETTELILTDCRVHKDTILGQVGDGFIQSMKVLDGGRISIAALSLGIAQGAYEAAFNYAQERQQFNQPLTGFQAISFKLADMATQISAASLLMYRAADLKDRGENVTKESAMAKYYASEICVQIANEAVQIFGGYGFTKDYPAEKYYRDAKLCTIGEGTSEIQKLVISREVLR; encoded by the coding sequence ATGCAGGTAACTCTAACTGAAAATCAACAATTTATCGCCCAAATGATTCAAGAATTCGGGGCGAAAAATATCAAACCCTTTCTAATGAATTGGGACGAAAGCCAGGAATTTCCGGTAGAAGTATTTAAAAAACTGGGAGAGTTAGGATTAATGGGGGTTTTGGTGCCAGAAGCATACGGAGGTTCTGGTTTTGGCTACAAAGAATACGTTACCGCCATTTCAGAAATTTCTAAAATAGATGGCTCTATTGGCTTATCGGTAGCGGCCCATAACTCTTTGTGTACGGGTCATATTCTGCAGTTTGGCAACGAAGAACAAAAACAAAAATGGTTACCTAAATTAGCTAGTGGCGAGTGGATTGGGGCCTGGGGCTTAACCGAACCCAATACTGGCTCTGATGCCGGCAATATGCGCACGGTAGCCGTACAAGATGGTGATTATTATATTCTGAATGGCACGAAAAATTTTATTACGCACGGTAAATCGAGCAATATTGCCGTAGTAATTGCCCGGACCGGTGCGGCCGGCGATTCTCATGGCATGACGGCTTTTGTCATCCCCAAACCACACGAAGGCTTTACCCATGGTCGTAAAGAAAACAAATTAGGCATGCGCGCCTCCGAAACGACCGAACTCATTTTAACCGATTGCCGGGTACATAAAGATACTATATTGGGCCAAGTGGGTGATGGATTTATTCAATCCATGAAAGTGCTGGATGGTGGCCGAATATCTATTGCTGCTCTTAGTTTAGGTATTGCGCAAGGAGCGTACGAAGCAGCTTTTAATTACGCTCAGGAACGTCAGCAATTTAACCAGCCACTTACCGGTTTTCAGGCGATTTCTTTTAAACTAGCCGATATGGCCACTCAAATTTCGGCCGCTTCCCTGCTGATGTATCGGGCCGCTGATTTGAAAGACCGGGGCGAAAATGTGACCAAAGAATCAGCGATGGCGAAGTATTATGCTTCAGAAATTTGCGTTCAAATTGCGAACGAAGCCGTTCAGATATTTGGCGGTTACGGATTTACCAAAGATTACCCCGCTGAGAAATATTACCGCGATGCCAAACTATGTACGATTGGCGAAGGTACTTCCGAAATTCAAAAGCTGGTTATTTCCCGGGAAGTGTTGCGGTAA
- a CDS encoding GH1 family beta-glucosidase, with the protein MQLHFSENITSAVAGTPEQALNKADFGETFKWGVSTAAHQIEGAHTTDGKGPSIWDTFSGIKGKIQSGHHANHSCDFYNRYGEDICLMDQMNIPNFRFSLAWPRIFPQGFGQVNQLGIDYYNRLIDGCLERNIEPWVTLYHWDLPQELERRGGWTNRDMVAWFQEYAHLCAQKFGDRVKYWMVLNEPMVFVGAGYFLGVHAPGRRGIKSFLAATHHAALCQAEGGRILKADLPHAEIGTTFSCSHLEPYRPQLIRDHGATRRVDAILNRLFLEPALGLGYPVADVRPLRRIEEFMQSNDEALLPFAFDFIGVQNYTREMVKYALFTPFIQAALVPPKKRGVASTVMNWEVYPPAIYHILHKFNSYPQIKKLIVTENGAAFPDQVINGQVNDTQRLHYIQEYLKQVLKAKQEGVKVDGYFVWSFTDNFEWAEGYHPRFGLVYVDYETQQRIVKASGKWYTEFLNPTACGTFPKNKGKAGFTL; encoded by the coding sequence ATGCAACTACATTTTTCAGAAAATATTACTTCGGCTGTTGCCGGAACACCTGAACAAGCATTAAATAAGGCCGACTTCGGCGAAACGTTTAAATGGGGTGTTTCTACCGCGGCTCACCAAATAGAAGGCGCTCACACCACCGATGGAAAAGGTCCTTCTATCTGGGATACTTTCTCCGGCATAAAAGGCAAGATTCAGTCGGGGCACCACGCCAACCATTCCTGCGATTTTTATAATCGTTACGGCGAAGATATTTGCTTGATGGATCAGATGAACATTCCGAATTTTCGGTTTTCACTGGCCTGGCCGCGTATTTTCCCGCAGGGTTTTGGTCAGGTAAATCAATTAGGAATTGATTATTACAACCGCTTAATTGATGGCTGCCTGGAACGGAACATTGAACCCTGGGTAACGTTGTACCATTGGGATTTACCGCAAGAATTAGAGCGTCGCGGTGGCTGGACCAACCGCGACATGGTAGCCTGGTTTCAGGAGTATGCTCACCTGTGCGCTCAAAAATTTGGCGACCGGGTAAAATACTGGATGGTTCTGAATGAACCCATGGTTTTTGTGGGAGCGGGTTATTTTCTGGGCGTACACGCGCCGGGCCGGCGCGGCATTAAATCCTTTTTAGCAGCGACGCACCACGCCGCCTTGTGCCAGGCCGAAGGGGGGCGTATTTTGAAAGCTGACTTGCCGCACGCCGAAATTGGTACTACTTTTTCTTGCTCGCACCTGGAACCGTATCGTCCGCAACTAATCCGCGACCACGGCGCTACCCGCCGCGTAGATGCTATTTTAAATCGCTTATTCCTGGAGCCGGCTCTAGGTTTAGGTTACCCGGTAGCCGATGTGCGTCCCCTGCGCCGCATTGAAGAATTTATGCAGTCCAACGACGAAGCTTTACTGCCTTTTGCTTTTGATTTTATTGGCGTACAAAATTATACCCGCGAAATGGTAAAGTATGCCCTGTTTACTCCTTTTATTCAGGCGGCTCTGGTGCCGCCCAAAAAGCGCGGAGTAGCCTCTACCGTCATGAACTGGGAAGTATACCCGCCTGCTATCTACCACATCCTGCATAAATTTAACAGCTACCCGCAGATCAAAAAACTAATTGTTACGGAAAATGGCGCGGCTTTCCCGGACCAGGTAATAAATGGCCAGGTAAACGATACGCAGCGCCTGCACTATATTCAGGAATATTTAAAACAAGTATTAAAAGCCAAGCAAGAAGGGGTAAAAGTAGACGGTTACTTTGTTTGGTCGTTCACCGATAATTTTGAATGGGCCGAAGGCTATCATCCGCGGTTCGGGCTGGTTTACGTGGATTACGAAACCCAGCAGCGCATTGTAAAAGCTTCGGGCAAGTGGTACACAGAGTTTTTAAACCCCACTGCCTGCGGCACCTTCCCTAAAAACAAGGGAAAGGCTGGCTTCACTTTATAG
- the rpsU gene encoding 30S ribosomal protein S21: MIIVNVKDNESVDRALKRFKKKFEKTGVLKELRARTYFEKPSVSKKRQKERAVYKQQLFVDENY; this comes from the coding sequence ATGATCATTGTAAACGTAAAAGATAACGAATCAGTAGACAGAGCTCTGAAGAGATTTAAAAAGAAATTTGAGAAAACCGGGGTATTAAAAGAATTACGGGCCAGAACCTATTTCGAAAAACCTTCGGTTAGTAAAAAAAGACAAAAAGAGAGAGCAGTATACAAGCAACAACTTTTTGTTGACGAAAACTACTAA
- a CDS encoding glycosyltransferase family protein: MKILYAVQGTGNGHLSRALDIIPILKQRAEVDILVSGCQADVSLPYAVQHQFKGLSFIFGKKGGVDFVKTFSKLNSRAFYQEMRQLAIESYDLVLNDFEPISAWACYFKKKTCIALSHQSAVLAPQAPRPKKEDAFGKFVLKNYAPATHHYGFHFNRFGENIFTPVIRSQIRELIPENQGHITVYLPAYDDWQLIEKLKSFKEVNWQVFSKHNKMPFRHKHIQVNPINNVAFVQSLATCAGVLCGAGFETPAEALYLGKKVLAIPMKGQYEQQCNAAALKVMGVPVIPSLKTKHLPVVEEWLENGAVIPVNYPNETEQIIDKILQKHAAGTYPENFPIQTPKTDVPVDFKV; encoded by the coding sequence TTGAAGATTTTATACGCGGTACAAGGTACGGGTAACGGTCACCTGAGCCGGGCCTTAGATATTATTCCTATTTTAAAACAGCGAGCCGAAGTAGATATTTTAGTAAGCGGTTGCCAGGCCGATGTTTCCTTACCTTATGCCGTGCAACATCAGTTTAAGGGTTTAAGCTTTATTTTTGGCAAGAAAGGCGGGGTGGATTTTGTTAAAACGTTTAGTAAGCTCAACTCCCGGGCTTTTTACCAGGAAATGCGGCAGCTTGCCATTGAATCGTACGACTTGGTATTAAATGATTTTGAGCCGATTTCGGCCTGGGCCTGTTATTTTAAAAAGAAAACCTGCATTGCCTTAAGCCATCAGAGTGCCGTTCTGGCTCCGCAAGCCCCGCGACCCAAAAAGGAAGATGCTTTCGGCAAGTTTGTTCTTAAAAATTATGCGCCGGCTACCCACCACTATGGTTTTCATTTCAACCGTTTCGGCGAGAATATTTTTACCCCCGTTATCCGATCTCAAATTCGCGAGCTTATTCCGGAGAACCAAGGCCATATAACCGTTTACCTACCCGCCTACGACGATTGGCAATTAATAGAGAAACTAAAAAGCTTTAAAGAAGTGAATTGGCAGGTATTCTCGAAGCACAACAAAATGCCTTTCCGGCACAAACACATTCAGGTAAATCCCATAAATAACGTGGCTTTCGTGCAGAGTTTAGCTACCTGTGCGGGGGTGTTATGCGGCGCCGGTTTCGAAACACCCGCCGAAGCTTTGTACCTGGGCAAAAAAGTACTGGCTATCCCTATGAAAGGCCAATATGAACAGCAGTGTAATGCGGCCGCTTTAAAAGTAATGGGCGTACCCGTTATTCCGTCGCTTAAAACCAAGCATTTACCTGTTGTTGAAGAATGGCTCGAGAATGGGGCAGTTATTCCGGTAAACTATCCCAACGAAACCGAACAGATTATTGATAAGATTTTACAGAAACATGCTGCTGGTACTTACCCGGAAAACTTTCCGATACAAACACCCAAAACCGATGTTCCTGTAGACTTTAAAGTATAA